In Betta splendens chromosome 19, fBetSpl5.4, whole genome shotgun sequence, the following proteins share a genomic window:
- the itga3b gene encoding integrin alpha-3b isoform X3: MSWTTLSALLTGAPKEKAQALKNVNETGAVYFCPITVDPAECSRMNLITRTGPTEMVEGMWLGVTVTSQRDLQDGRVLACGHRYVKITQSIAEEQRRMIGKCYVRSNDLTYDPDDYWQSYSYEVCNPTFDMEFEGMCNAGISAGMTDTEVYIGSAGSYSWEGNVHVTWRNPDPGNNWDYADYDFGVNKKKERYKFSYMGYSVLQEKKLLSHDDYTVVTGSPRNESKGSVVLGTPQANTNIQLMLNIPGEQVGSYFGSSLAVTDLNNDDWNDLIVGAPFYFDRVKEHGGAVYIFMNENGSFQETATVVLKGPSDSAFGMAVAAIGDVNQDGFQDFAVGAPFHGTGKVYIWMGSKKGISMEPSQVIEGKSVDSGFKTFGYSINGGMDMDDNSYPDVLVGSLDDRIALLRARPVVHLTNDFKVEPKIVDPNQCSGNKPCVTVTLCMSFTLSNGNKDFNRDITVKYMVEADAGRRKTPRVHFLINNDDTYTGLLSLPSSKTKCDTLKLSVMGPVRDKLEPVVFSLNMSLHHPNLTQKTDPKPVNLDFFPILSLGQKLTQRTEINFQNECGSDNKCSSNLQLTAQFANDREGKPYPREGQTQVLQFSSYVKIIRLMVEVTNFPSDGKLAEDAHQATLNITIPDALKYSGVRFEDHLVECTFETTVICDLGNPLKGNDKVSFAIKFETSGIDLYTQKIECQLLMSTLSEQSDLRPVSVALLIENTIVPNFSTATGIVFTQFSGTVMGESAMNQTSDVGSLVEFTFRVDMKKQPLGDLGSLAVEFEWPYEVTNGKWLLYLTKIAVKGDSEMECNPGGVVNNLTLSESRAARRKRQTGDESNDGPHVVQTAAIKLSPQRKDYLLKCSKGTARCVTFTCPLINMTESATVHVRSRLWNSTMLEDYPNALRVLVMGQATLKLLEHKPSIKMESQTITFSVDIEPVMGDETPYELPLWIIISAVVAGVVLLGIIILILWKLGFFKRAVYYRIMPKHRGVKICRAERYGFNVGFQPEEPQRKYWITNWTEMQHYCY, translated from the exons ATGTCATGGACCACGCTGAgcgc gcttcTTACAGGTGCACCTAAGGAGAAAGCCCAAGCTCTAAAAAACGTCAATGAAACCGGTGCAGTCTACTTCTGTCCCATCACCGTAGACCCAGCTGAATGCTCAAGGATGAACCTGATCACCAGAA CTGGTCCAACGGAGATGGTGGAGGGGATGTGGCTGGGCGTGACGGTGACCAGTCAGAGGGACCTGCAGGACGGACGTGTGCTG GCGTGTGGGCATCGCTATGTGAAGATCACCCAGAGCATCGCAGAAGAGCAGCGGCGAATGATCGGGAAGTGCTACGTCCGCAGCAACGACCTGACCTACGACCCCGACGACTACTGGCAGAGTTACAGCTATGAGGTCTGCAACCCCACCTTCGACATGGAGTTCGAAGGCATGTGCAACGCCGGCATCTCCGCCGGTATGACGGACACCGAAGTCTACATCGGCTCAGCGGGCAGCTACTCGTGGGAAG GGAATGTTCATGTAACCTGGAGAAATCCGGATCCAGGAAATAACTGGGACTATGCTGACTATGACTTTGgagtgaataaaaaaaaggaaagataTAAATTCAGTTACATGG GTTATTCAGTCCTTCaagagaagaagctgctgagcCACGACGACTACACAGTGGTGACGGGGTCTCCCAGGAACGAATCCAAGGGCTCCGTGGTGTTGGGGACGCCACAGGCTAATACCAACATCCAGCTAATGCTCAACATCCCCGGGGAACAAGTGGGCTCATACTTTGGGAGCAGCCTGGCTGTGACGGACCTCAACAACGATGA CTGGAATGACCTGATTGTCGGGGCCCCGTTTTACTTTGACCGCGTAAAGGAACATGGTGGAGCAGTGTATATCTTTATGAATGAGAACGGCTCCTTCCAGGAGACAGCCACTGTGGTTCTGAAGGGTCCGTCGGACTCTGCGTTTGGCATGGCAGTTGCTGCCATTGGTGACGTAAATCAAGATGGATTCCAGG ACTTTGCAGTGGGAGCTCCGTTCCACGGCACAGGAAAGGTCTACATATGGATGGGAAGTAAAAAGGGAATCTCCATGGAGCCCAGTCAG GTGATTGAGGGCAAATCTGTGGACAGTGGATTCAAAACCTTTGGCTACTCCATCAATGGAGGGATGGACATGGATGACAACAGTTACCCTGACGTCTTAGTCGGTTCTCTGGACGACCGCATCGCTCTGCTCag AGCTCGACCAGTCGTCCATTTGACTAATGACTTTAAAGTTGAGCCAAAGATTGTGGACCCAAATCAGTGTTCTGGAAACAAACCATG CGTTACGGTCACTCTGTGTATGTCTTTCACGCTGAGCAACGGAAACAAGGACTTTAACAGGGATATCA CTGTGAAGTACATGGTGGAAGCCGACGCCGGAAGGAGAAAGACCCCTCGAGTTCACTTCCTAATCAATAACGATGACACCTACACCGGCCTCCTGAGCCTGCCGTCCTCCAAAACCAAATGTGATACTCTGAAGCTGAGTGTAATG GGGCCTGTGAGGGACAAACTGGAACCGGTGGTGTTTTCTCTCAACATGTCCCTACATCACCCAAACCTCACACAAAAAACAGACCCCAAACCCGTCAATCTGGACTTCTTCCCAATTCTGAGCTTGGGGCAGAAACTCACTCAGAGAACTGAG ATTAACTTTCAGAACGAGTGTGGCTCCGACAACAAATGTTCCAGCAACCTGCAGCTGACGGCCCAGTTTGCTAACGACAGAGAAGGGAAACCCTACCCCAG GGAGGGCCAAACGCAGGTGCTTCAGTTCAGCAGCTACGTGAAGATCATCAGGCTGATGGTGGAGGTGACTAACTTCCCTTCTGATGGAAAGTTGGCTGAAGACGCCCACCAGGCAACGCTCAACATCACCATCCCTGATGCACTCAAATACTCGGGCGTCAGGTTCGAG GACCATTTGGTAGAGTGCACGTTTGAGACGACGGTGATATGTGATTTGGGGAATCCGCTTAAAGGCAATGACAAG GTGTCATTTGCTATAAAGTTTGAGACATCAGGAATCGATCTGTACACACAAAAGATCGAATGCCAGCTGCTTATGTCCAC TCTTAGTGAACAGAGTGACCTGAGGCCTGTATCTGTGGCCCTGCTCATTGAAAACACCATCGTACCCAATTTCTCCAC AGCGACTGGCATTGTGTTTACACAGTTCAGTGGGACAGTGATGGGCGAGTCGGCCATGAATCAGACCAGTGACGTGGGAAGCCTGGTGGAGTTCACCTTCAGG GTTGATATGAAAAAGCAGCCGTTGGGAGACTTGGGGTCCCTGGCGGTGGAGTTTGAGTGGCCCTATGAGGTAACCAATGGCAAATGGCTGCTGTACCTGACAAAGATTGCCGTCAAGGGGGATTCAGAGATGGAGTGTAACCCCGGAGGAGTCGTCAACAACCTAACT TTGTCTGAGAGCCGAGCTGCGCGCAGGAAGCGCCAGACGGGGGATGAAAGTAATGACGGACCACATGTTGTGCAAACAGCAGCGATTAAACTCAGCCCTCAGCGTAAAGACTACCTTTTG AAATGCTCCAAGGGCACAGCCAGATGCGTGACCTTCACATGTCCGCTCATCAACATGACGGAATCGGCCACCGTTCACGTGCGCTCTCGTCTGTGGAACAGCACGATGCTGGAG GACTATCCCAACGCTCTGAGGGTTCTCGTCATGGGACAGGCCACACTGAAGCTCCTGGAGCACAAGCCGAGCATCAAGATGGAGAGTCAGACCATCACG TTTTCAGTAGACATAGAACCGGTGATGGGGGATGAGACGCCGTACGAGCTCCCGCTGTGGATCATCATCTCTGCGGTCGTAGCAGGAGTCGTCCTACTAGGAATAATCATACTTATACTATGGAAG CTTGGATTCTTCAAGCGAGCCGTCTACTACCGCATAATGCCAAAACACAGGGGAGTGAAAATTTGCAGGGCTGAGCGCTACGGGTTCAATGTGGGATTTCAGCCAGAGGAGCCCCAGAGAAAGTACTGGATTACTAACTGGACGGAGATGCAGCACTACTGCTACTGA
- the itga3b gene encoding integrin alpha-3b isoform X1 produces MSPSLICLYLVMHLGTQTCGGFNIDERFPVIKVGKTKGSFFGFSVAMHRQTTGTGGTGRYLLLTGAPKEKAQALKNVNETGAVYFCPITVDPAECSRMNLITRTGPTEMVEGMWLGVTVTSQRDLQDGRVLACGHRYVKITQSIAEEQRRMIGKCYVRSNDLTYDPDDYWQSYSYEVCNPTFDMEFEGMCNAGISAGMTDTEVYIGSAGSYSWEGNVHVTWRNPDPGNNWDYADYDFGVNKKKERYKFSYMGYSVLQEKKLLSHDDYTVVTGSPRNESKGSVVLGTPQANTNIQLMLNIPGEQVGSYFGSSLAVTDLNNDDWNDLIVGAPFYFDRVKEHGGAVYIFMNENGSFQETATVVLKGPSDSAFGMAVAAIGDVNQDGFQDFAVGAPFHGTGKVYIWMGSKKGISMEPSQVIEGKSVDSGFKTFGYSINGGMDMDDNSYPDVLVGSLDDRIALLRARPVVHLTNDFKVEPKIVDPNQCSGNKPCVTVTLCMSFTLSNGNKDFNRDITVKYMVEADAGRRKTPRVHFLINNDDTYTGLLSLPSSKTKCDTLKLSVMGPVRDKLEPVVFSLNMSLHHPNLTQKTDPKPVNLDFFPILSLGQKLTQRTEINFQNECGSDNKCSSNLQLTAQFANDREGKPYPREGQTQVLQFSSYVKIIRLMVEVTNFPSDGKLAEDAHQATLNITIPDALKYSGVRFEDHLVECTFETTVICDLGNPLKGNDKVSFAIKFETSGIDLYTQKIECQLLMSTLSEQSDLRPVSVALLIENTIVPNFSTATGIVFTQFSGTVMGESAMNQTSDVGSLVEFTFRVDMKKQPLGDLGSLAVEFEWPYEVTNGKWLLYLTKIAVKGDSEMECNPGGVVNNLTLSESRAARRKRQTGDESNDGPHVVQTAAIKLSPQRKDYLLKCSKGTARCVTFTCPLINMTESATVHVRSRLWNSTMLEDYPNALRVLVMGQATLKLLEHKPSIKMESQTITFSVDIEPVMGDETPYELPLWIIISAVVAGVVLLGIIILILWKLGFFKRAVYYRIMPKHRGVKICRAERYGFNVGFQPEEPQRKYWITNWTEMQHYCY; encoded by the exons ATGTCTCCCAGCCTTATCTGCCTTTATTTAGTGATGCACCTCGGGACGCAGACGTGCGGCGGATTTAATATAGACGAGCGGTTTCCCGTGATTAAAGTGGGGAAAACCAAAGGGAGCTTCTTTGGATTCTCGGTAGCGATGCACCGTCAGACCACCGGAACCGGAGGCACTGGACGATACCT gcttcTTACAGGTGCACCTAAGGAGAAAGCCCAAGCTCTAAAAAACGTCAATGAAACCGGTGCAGTCTACTTCTGTCCCATCACCGTAGACCCAGCTGAATGCTCAAGGATGAACCTGATCACCAGAA CTGGTCCAACGGAGATGGTGGAGGGGATGTGGCTGGGCGTGACGGTGACCAGTCAGAGGGACCTGCAGGACGGACGTGTGCTG GCGTGTGGGCATCGCTATGTGAAGATCACCCAGAGCATCGCAGAAGAGCAGCGGCGAATGATCGGGAAGTGCTACGTCCGCAGCAACGACCTGACCTACGACCCCGACGACTACTGGCAGAGTTACAGCTATGAGGTCTGCAACCCCACCTTCGACATGGAGTTCGAAGGCATGTGCAACGCCGGCATCTCCGCCGGTATGACGGACACCGAAGTCTACATCGGCTCAGCGGGCAGCTACTCGTGGGAAG GGAATGTTCATGTAACCTGGAGAAATCCGGATCCAGGAAATAACTGGGACTATGCTGACTATGACTTTGgagtgaataaaaaaaaggaaagataTAAATTCAGTTACATGG GTTATTCAGTCCTTCaagagaagaagctgctgagcCACGACGACTACACAGTGGTGACGGGGTCTCCCAGGAACGAATCCAAGGGCTCCGTGGTGTTGGGGACGCCACAGGCTAATACCAACATCCAGCTAATGCTCAACATCCCCGGGGAACAAGTGGGCTCATACTTTGGGAGCAGCCTGGCTGTGACGGACCTCAACAACGATGA CTGGAATGACCTGATTGTCGGGGCCCCGTTTTACTTTGACCGCGTAAAGGAACATGGTGGAGCAGTGTATATCTTTATGAATGAGAACGGCTCCTTCCAGGAGACAGCCACTGTGGTTCTGAAGGGTCCGTCGGACTCTGCGTTTGGCATGGCAGTTGCTGCCATTGGTGACGTAAATCAAGATGGATTCCAGG ACTTTGCAGTGGGAGCTCCGTTCCACGGCACAGGAAAGGTCTACATATGGATGGGAAGTAAAAAGGGAATCTCCATGGAGCCCAGTCAG GTGATTGAGGGCAAATCTGTGGACAGTGGATTCAAAACCTTTGGCTACTCCATCAATGGAGGGATGGACATGGATGACAACAGTTACCCTGACGTCTTAGTCGGTTCTCTGGACGACCGCATCGCTCTGCTCag AGCTCGACCAGTCGTCCATTTGACTAATGACTTTAAAGTTGAGCCAAAGATTGTGGACCCAAATCAGTGTTCTGGAAACAAACCATG CGTTACGGTCACTCTGTGTATGTCTTTCACGCTGAGCAACGGAAACAAGGACTTTAACAGGGATATCA CTGTGAAGTACATGGTGGAAGCCGACGCCGGAAGGAGAAAGACCCCTCGAGTTCACTTCCTAATCAATAACGATGACACCTACACCGGCCTCCTGAGCCTGCCGTCCTCCAAAACCAAATGTGATACTCTGAAGCTGAGTGTAATG GGGCCTGTGAGGGACAAACTGGAACCGGTGGTGTTTTCTCTCAACATGTCCCTACATCACCCAAACCTCACACAAAAAACAGACCCCAAACCCGTCAATCTGGACTTCTTCCCAATTCTGAGCTTGGGGCAGAAACTCACTCAGAGAACTGAG ATTAACTTTCAGAACGAGTGTGGCTCCGACAACAAATGTTCCAGCAACCTGCAGCTGACGGCCCAGTTTGCTAACGACAGAGAAGGGAAACCCTACCCCAG GGAGGGCCAAACGCAGGTGCTTCAGTTCAGCAGCTACGTGAAGATCATCAGGCTGATGGTGGAGGTGACTAACTTCCCTTCTGATGGAAAGTTGGCTGAAGACGCCCACCAGGCAACGCTCAACATCACCATCCCTGATGCACTCAAATACTCGGGCGTCAGGTTCGAG GACCATTTGGTAGAGTGCACGTTTGAGACGACGGTGATATGTGATTTGGGGAATCCGCTTAAAGGCAATGACAAG GTGTCATTTGCTATAAAGTTTGAGACATCAGGAATCGATCTGTACACACAAAAGATCGAATGCCAGCTGCTTATGTCCAC TCTTAGTGAACAGAGTGACCTGAGGCCTGTATCTGTGGCCCTGCTCATTGAAAACACCATCGTACCCAATTTCTCCAC AGCGACTGGCATTGTGTTTACACAGTTCAGTGGGACAGTGATGGGCGAGTCGGCCATGAATCAGACCAGTGACGTGGGAAGCCTGGTGGAGTTCACCTTCAGG GTTGATATGAAAAAGCAGCCGTTGGGAGACTTGGGGTCCCTGGCGGTGGAGTTTGAGTGGCCCTATGAGGTAACCAATGGCAAATGGCTGCTGTACCTGACAAAGATTGCCGTCAAGGGGGATTCAGAGATGGAGTGTAACCCCGGAGGAGTCGTCAACAACCTAACT TTGTCTGAGAGCCGAGCTGCGCGCAGGAAGCGCCAGACGGGGGATGAAAGTAATGACGGACCACATGTTGTGCAAACAGCAGCGATTAAACTCAGCCCTCAGCGTAAAGACTACCTTTTG AAATGCTCCAAGGGCACAGCCAGATGCGTGACCTTCACATGTCCGCTCATCAACATGACGGAATCGGCCACCGTTCACGTGCGCTCTCGTCTGTGGAACAGCACGATGCTGGAG GACTATCCCAACGCTCTGAGGGTTCTCGTCATGGGACAGGCCACACTGAAGCTCCTGGAGCACAAGCCGAGCATCAAGATGGAGAGTCAGACCATCACG TTTTCAGTAGACATAGAACCGGTGATGGGGGATGAGACGCCGTACGAGCTCCCGCTGTGGATCATCATCTCTGCGGTCGTAGCAGGAGTCGTCCTACTAGGAATAATCATACTTATACTATGGAAG CTTGGATTCTTCAAGCGAGCCGTCTACTACCGCATAATGCCAAAACACAGGGGAGTGAAAATTTGCAGGGCTGAGCGCTACGGGTTCAATGTGGGATTTCAGCCAGAGGAGCCCCAGAGAAAGTACTGGATTACTAACTGGACGGAGATGCAGCACTACTGCTACTGA
- the itga3b gene encoding integrin alpha-3b isoform X2: MSPSLICLYLVMHLGTQTCGGFNIDERFPVIKVGKTKGSFFGFSVAMHRQTTGTGGTGRYLLLTGAPKEKAQALKNVNETGAVYFCPITVDPAECSRMNLITRTGPTEMVEGMWLGVTVTSQRDLQDGRVLACGHRYVKITQSIAEEQRRMIGKCYVRSNDLTYDPDDYWQSYSYEVCNPTFDMEFEGMCNAGISAGMTDTEVYIGSAGSYSWEGNVHVTWRNPDPGNNWDYADYDFGVNKKKERYKFSYMGYSVLQEKKLLSHDDYTVVTGSPRNESKGSVVLGTPQANTNIQLMLNIPGEQVGSYFGSSLAVTDLNNDDWNDLIVGAPFYFDRVKEHGGAVYIFMNENGSFQETATVVLKGPSDSAFGMAVAAIGDVNQDGFQDFAVGAPFHGTGKVYIWMGSKKGISMEPSQVIEGKSVDSGFKTFGYSINGGMDMDDNSYPDVLVGSLDDRIALLRARPVVHLTNDFKVEPKIVDPNQCSGNKPCVTVTLCMSFTLSNGNKDFNRDITVKYMVEADAGRRKTPRVHFLINNDDTYTGLLSLPSSKTKCDTLKLSVMGPVRDKLEPVVFSLNMSLHHPNLTQKTDPKPVNLDFFPILSLGQKLTQRTEINFQNECGSDNKCSSNLQLTAQFANDREGKPYPREGQTQVLQFSSYVKIIRLMVEVTNFPSDGKLAEDAHQATLNITIPDALKYSGVRFEDHLVECTFETTVICDLGNPLKGNDKVSFAIKFETSGIDLYTQKIECQLLMSTLSEQSDLRPVSVALLIENTIVPNFSTATGIVFTQFSGTVMGESAMNQTSDVGSLVEFTFRVDMKKQPLGDLGSLAVEFEWPYEVTNGKWLLYLTKIAVKGDSEMECNPGGVVNNLTLSESRAARRKRQTGDESNDGPHVVQTAAIKLSPQRKDYLLKCSKGTARCVTFTCPLINMTESATVHVRSRLWNSTMLEDYPNALRVLVMGQATLKLLEHKPSIKMESQTITFSVDIEPVMGDETPYELPLWIIISAVVAGVVLLGIIILILWKCGFFQRASRREMYEAKSQKAEMKIQPSETDKMIEDY; encoded by the exons ATGTCTCCCAGCCTTATCTGCCTTTATTTAGTGATGCACCTCGGGACGCAGACGTGCGGCGGATTTAATATAGACGAGCGGTTTCCCGTGATTAAAGTGGGGAAAACCAAAGGGAGCTTCTTTGGATTCTCGGTAGCGATGCACCGTCAGACCACCGGAACCGGAGGCACTGGACGATACCT gcttcTTACAGGTGCACCTAAGGAGAAAGCCCAAGCTCTAAAAAACGTCAATGAAACCGGTGCAGTCTACTTCTGTCCCATCACCGTAGACCCAGCTGAATGCTCAAGGATGAACCTGATCACCAGAA CTGGTCCAACGGAGATGGTGGAGGGGATGTGGCTGGGCGTGACGGTGACCAGTCAGAGGGACCTGCAGGACGGACGTGTGCTG GCGTGTGGGCATCGCTATGTGAAGATCACCCAGAGCATCGCAGAAGAGCAGCGGCGAATGATCGGGAAGTGCTACGTCCGCAGCAACGACCTGACCTACGACCCCGACGACTACTGGCAGAGTTACAGCTATGAGGTCTGCAACCCCACCTTCGACATGGAGTTCGAAGGCATGTGCAACGCCGGCATCTCCGCCGGTATGACGGACACCGAAGTCTACATCGGCTCAGCGGGCAGCTACTCGTGGGAAG GGAATGTTCATGTAACCTGGAGAAATCCGGATCCAGGAAATAACTGGGACTATGCTGACTATGACTTTGgagtgaataaaaaaaaggaaagataTAAATTCAGTTACATGG GTTATTCAGTCCTTCaagagaagaagctgctgagcCACGACGACTACACAGTGGTGACGGGGTCTCCCAGGAACGAATCCAAGGGCTCCGTGGTGTTGGGGACGCCACAGGCTAATACCAACATCCAGCTAATGCTCAACATCCCCGGGGAACAAGTGGGCTCATACTTTGGGAGCAGCCTGGCTGTGACGGACCTCAACAACGATGA CTGGAATGACCTGATTGTCGGGGCCCCGTTTTACTTTGACCGCGTAAAGGAACATGGTGGAGCAGTGTATATCTTTATGAATGAGAACGGCTCCTTCCAGGAGACAGCCACTGTGGTTCTGAAGGGTCCGTCGGACTCTGCGTTTGGCATGGCAGTTGCTGCCATTGGTGACGTAAATCAAGATGGATTCCAGG ACTTTGCAGTGGGAGCTCCGTTCCACGGCACAGGAAAGGTCTACATATGGATGGGAAGTAAAAAGGGAATCTCCATGGAGCCCAGTCAG GTGATTGAGGGCAAATCTGTGGACAGTGGATTCAAAACCTTTGGCTACTCCATCAATGGAGGGATGGACATGGATGACAACAGTTACCCTGACGTCTTAGTCGGTTCTCTGGACGACCGCATCGCTCTGCTCag AGCTCGACCAGTCGTCCATTTGACTAATGACTTTAAAGTTGAGCCAAAGATTGTGGACCCAAATCAGTGTTCTGGAAACAAACCATG CGTTACGGTCACTCTGTGTATGTCTTTCACGCTGAGCAACGGAAACAAGGACTTTAACAGGGATATCA CTGTGAAGTACATGGTGGAAGCCGACGCCGGAAGGAGAAAGACCCCTCGAGTTCACTTCCTAATCAATAACGATGACACCTACACCGGCCTCCTGAGCCTGCCGTCCTCCAAAACCAAATGTGATACTCTGAAGCTGAGTGTAATG GGGCCTGTGAGGGACAAACTGGAACCGGTGGTGTTTTCTCTCAACATGTCCCTACATCACCCAAACCTCACACAAAAAACAGACCCCAAACCCGTCAATCTGGACTTCTTCCCAATTCTGAGCTTGGGGCAGAAACTCACTCAGAGAACTGAG ATTAACTTTCAGAACGAGTGTGGCTCCGACAACAAATGTTCCAGCAACCTGCAGCTGACGGCCCAGTTTGCTAACGACAGAGAAGGGAAACCCTACCCCAG GGAGGGCCAAACGCAGGTGCTTCAGTTCAGCAGCTACGTGAAGATCATCAGGCTGATGGTGGAGGTGACTAACTTCCCTTCTGATGGAAAGTTGGCTGAAGACGCCCACCAGGCAACGCTCAACATCACCATCCCTGATGCACTCAAATACTCGGGCGTCAGGTTCGAG GACCATTTGGTAGAGTGCACGTTTGAGACGACGGTGATATGTGATTTGGGGAATCCGCTTAAAGGCAATGACAAG GTGTCATTTGCTATAAAGTTTGAGACATCAGGAATCGATCTGTACACACAAAAGATCGAATGCCAGCTGCTTATGTCCAC TCTTAGTGAACAGAGTGACCTGAGGCCTGTATCTGTGGCCCTGCTCATTGAAAACACCATCGTACCCAATTTCTCCAC AGCGACTGGCATTGTGTTTACACAGTTCAGTGGGACAGTGATGGGCGAGTCGGCCATGAATCAGACCAGTGACGTGGGAAGCCTGGTGGAGTTCACCTTCAGG GTTGATATGAAAAAGCAGCCGTTGGGAGACTTGGGGTCCCTGGCGGTGGAGTTTGAGTGGCCCTATGAGGTAACCAATGGCAAATGGCTGCTGTACCTGACAAAGATTGCCGTCAAGGGGGATTCAGAGATGGAGTGTAACCCCGGAGGAGTCGTCAACAACCTAACT TTGTCTGAGAGCCGAGCTGCGCGCAGGAAGCGCCAGACGGGGGATGAAAGTAATGACGGACCACATGTTGTGCAAACAGCAGCGATTAAACTCAGCCCTCAGCGTAAAGACTACCTTTTG AAATGCTCCAAGGGCACAGCCAGATGCGTGACCTTCACATGTCCGCTCATCAACATGACGGAATCGGCCACCGTTCACGTGCGCTCTCGTCTGTGGAACAGCACGATGCTGGAG GACTATCCCAACGCTCTGAGGGTTCTCGTCATGGGACAGGCCACACTGAAGCTCCTGGAGCACAAGCCGAGCATCAAGATGGAGAGTCAGACCATCACG TTTTCAGTAGACATAGAACCGGTGATGGGGGATGAGACGCCGTACGAGCTCCCGCTGTGGATCATCATCTCTGCGGTCGTAGCAGGAGTCGTCCTACTAGGAATAATCATACTTATACTATGGAAG tGTGGCTTCTTCCAGAGGGCCAGCAGGAGGGAAATGTATGAGGCCAAATCCCAGAAGGCTGAGATGAAGATCCAGCCCTCCGAGACAGACAAAATGATTGAGGACTACTGA